The following are from one region of the Dehalococcoidia bacterium genome:
- the fabZ gene encoding 3-hydroxyacyl-ACP dehydratase FabZ translates to MPALSRAEIERLLPHREPFLFLDRIVECEFGERAVGEIDDVGQYHEHVLRGHFPAFPVLPGAIIVEALAEVGAVAALGLPENAGKIAMLTGLDGWKFRRPVRPGDKLRLETTLIRSRGRFGRGKGVATVDGMLVAEGELSFAIVDPPAELARSEGSAERELA, encoded by the coding sequence ATGCCTGCGCTGAGCCGCGCCGAGATCGAGCGTCTCCTTCCGCACCGCGAGCCATTCCTGTTTCTGGACCGGATTGTCGAGTGTGAATTTGGCGAGCGCGCCGTCGGCGAGATCGATGATGTCGGGCAGTATCATGAGCACGTCCTGCGCGGCCATTTCCCCGCGTTTCCGGTGCTGCCGGGGGCGATCATTGTCGAAGCGCTTGCGGAAGTCGGGGCGGTGGCGGCGCTCGGCCTTCCAGAAAATGCCGGCAAGATCGCAATGCTGACCGGCCTCGATGGCTGGAAGTTCCGCCGTCCTGTCCGGCCCGGCGATAAGCTCCGCCTCGAGACGACGCTCATTCGCTCTCGCGGGCGGTTCGGCAGAGGCAAGGGGGTCGCCACGGTCGACGGCATGCTGGTCGCCGAGGGAGAGCTGAGCTTCGCGATCGTCGACCCGCCGGCAGAACTGGCTCGTTCAGAAGGCAGCGCCGAGCGCGAACTGGCATAA
- a CDS encoding transketolase, whose protein sequence is MSHDLWRELARQLRVDSIRCSTAAGSGHPTSALSAADLMAVLLSSYLRYDWRRPDSLDNDQLIFSKGHASPLLYSMLRAVGVISDEEFLTYRRLGSRLQGHPAPVLPWVKVATGSLGQGIGAAVGMALSAKRLEGRPIRVWCLLGDSEMTEGSVWESFDQAWGERLTNLIAIVDVNRLGQTGETALGWRTEVYAERARAFGWRALEIDGHDFAQIDAAYREATDGRAPTLIVAKTVKGKGVSFLEDKNGWHGKALNEEEARRAYAELGGERPPVVFTPPRPLAAEPRALPRRTPLAMPTFSEPISTREAYGRALAALGTVNERVVVLDAEVGNSTYSEIAEQVIPERFVQTYIREQAMVATAVGLQARGWVPFAATFGAFVTRAYDFIRMAAISRANLKICGSHAGVSIGEDGPSQMALEDLAMMRAVAGSVVLYPADGTQSARLVEAAAAHEGITYLRTTREKTPKLYDDGAFPIGGSRTLRSSPADRVTVVAAGVTVFEALKAHEMLATEGIAIRVVDAYSVKPIDIDMLTRAAKETIAIVVVEDHHPEGGLGSAVLDAFADAGMRPPPVVKLAVRELPGSGTPAELRAFAGIDADHIALTVRSLLRGD, encoded by the coding sequence ATGAGCCACGATCTCTGGCGTGAACTGGCCCGCCAGCTCCGGGTGGACAGTATTCGCTGTTCGACTGCGGCTGGCTCGGGCCACCCAACGTCTGCGCTTTCGGCCGCCGATTTGATGGCGGTTCTCCTCAGCAGCTATTTGCGCTATGACTGGCGCCGTCCGGACAGCCTCGATAACGACCAGCTGATCTTCTCGAAGGGGCATGCCTCGCCGCTGCTCTACAGCATGCTTCGCGCTGTCGGAGTGATCTCCGACGAGGAGTTCCTCACCTATCGGCGCCTCGGCAGCCGCCTTCAAGGGCATCCGGCGCCGGTGCTGCCGTGGGTCAAAGTGGCGACCGGCTCGCTGGGCCAAGGGATCGGCGCTGCCGTCGGGATGGCGCTCTCTGCCAAGCGCTTAGAGGGTCGTCCGATCCGCGTCTGGTGTCTTCTCGGCGACAGCGAGATGACCGAAGGGTCGGTGTGGGAGTCGTTCGACCAAGCGTGGGGCGAGCGGTTGACGAACCTGATCGCGATTGTCGATGTCAACCGTCTCGGCCAAACGGGAGAGACTGCCCTTGGGTGGCGAACCGAAGTCTATGCGGAGCGGGCACGCGCCTTCGGCTGGCGCGCTCTCGAGATCGACGGGCATGACTTTGCCCAGATCGATGCCGCCTATCGCGAGGCGACCGACGGCCGCGCTCCGACGCTGATCGTCGCGAAGACCGTCAAAGGGAAGGGGGTGTCGTTTCTCGAGGATAAGAATGGCTGGCACGGTAAAGCGCTGAACGAGGAAGAAGCGCGCCGCGCCTACGCTGAGCTTGGCGGCGAGCGTCCTCCCGTAGTGTTCACCCCCCCGCGGCCGTTGGCGGCCGAGCCGAGAGCGCTGCCCCGCCGCACGCCCCTCGCGATGCCCACCTTCAGCGAGCCGATCTCTACCCGCGAAGCATACGGACGCGCGCTCGCCGCCCTCGGCACAGTCAACGAGCGCGTCGTGGTGCTCGACGCCGAGGTCGGCAATTCGACCTACAGCGAAATTGCCGAGCAGGTCATCCCGGAGCGGTTTGTCCAGACCTACATCCGCGAGCAGGCGATGGTCGCGACCGCTGTCGGCCTGCAGGCGCGGGGGTGGGTGCCGTTCGCGGCGACGTTCGGCGCCTTCGTCACTCGCGCCTACGACTTCATTCGGATGGCGGCGATCTCGCGCGCCAACTTGAAGATCTGCGGCTCCCATGCTGGGGTCTCGATCGGCGAGGACGGCCCCTCCCAGATGGCCTTAGAGGACCTCGCCATGATGCGTGCGGTTGCCGGCAGCGTCGTGCTCTATCCGGCCGACGGAACGCAGTCCGCGCGCCTCGTTGAAGCGGCCGCCGCGCACGAGGGCATCACCTACCTCCGTACCACGCGCGAAAAGACGCCGAAGCTGTATGACGACGGCGCCTTTCCCATCGGCGGCTCGCGGACGCTTCGCTCCTCGCCGGCGGACCGGGTGACCGTCGTGGCGGCGGGGGTGACGGTCTTTGAAGCGCTGAAAGCGCACGAGATGCTTGCCACCGAGGGGATTGCCATTCGCGTTGTCGATGCCTACTCGGTCAAGCCGATCGACATCGACATGCTGACCCGGGCGGCGAAGGAGACGATCGCGATTGTGGTCGTCGAGGATCATCATCCCGAAGGGGGGCTCGGCAGCGCGGTGCTGGATGCCTTCGCCGACGCCGGGATGCGGCCGCCGCCCGTCGTCAAGCTGGCAGTCCGCGAACTTCCGGGCTCCGGAACACCTGCCGAGCTCCGCGCGTTCGCCGGCATCGACGCCGATCACATCGCGCTCACTGTGCGCTCGCTCCTCAGGGGGGATTGA
- a CDS encoding transporter substrate-binding domain-containing protein, with product MRTAPRRWRSALFAALIAALASGAICAPRLSLPVSEQGEAISAIRERGVLRVGLRQDLPRFAYLEPRTNRWHGFEVALAREIAAALLGDPAKLELVRVAAAQPLAPLQDGSADLVIAQLSRDLSREIAVSSPYFVSGIGYLVPRGRAAVPIEELSRTPVCAVARSGAAEALRARIPEARTVLVDTGTECLAALAGGSAGAMVGEIPLLVRLALEDPATAIGADLLEEHPLVVGAARHQPDLLRAVDELLAALRRSSRWTALHRYYFDGLLPPRQPPA from the coding sequence GTGCGAACCGCTCCCCGCCGCTGGCGCAGTGCGCTGTTCGCTGCGCTCATTGCAGCCCTCGCAAGCGGTGCCATTTGCGCCCCCCGCCTCTCCCTGCCGGTGTCCGAGCAGGGAGAGGCGATTTCCGCGATCCGCGAGCGCGGCGTGCTGCGGGTTGGGCTGCGGCAGGACCTGCCGCGGTTCGCGTACCTCGAGCCGAGAACCAACCGCTGGCACGGTTTTGAGGTCGCGCTCGCCCGCGAGATCGCAGCCGCCCTGCTTGGGGACCCCGCCAAACTTGAACTCGTTCGCGTCGCCGCGGCACAGCCGCTCGCCCCCCTGCAGGACGGCTCGGCCGACCTTGTCATCGCCCAGCTGTCCCGCGATCTCAGCCGCGAGATTGCGGTTTCGAGCCCGTACTTTGTGAGCGGCATCGGCTATCTGGTTCCCCGCGGACGCGCCGCCGTTCCCATAGAAGAACTCAGCCGAACGCCGGTTTGCGCTGTGGCACGTTCGGGAGCGGCAGAGGCCCTTCGCGCGCGCATCCCCGAGGCCCGAACGGTGCTGGTCGACACCGGAACCGAATGCCTCGCTGCACTTGCCGGCGGGAGCGCCGGCGCGATGGTGGGCGAGATCCCGCTGCTTGTCCGCCTCGCCCTCGAGGACCCCGCAACCGCGATCGGGGCCGACCTGCTCGAAGAGCATCCGCTCGTCGTCGGGGCGGCGCGCCACCAGCCGGACCTGCTCCGCGCGGTCGACGAACTCCTCGCCGCGCTTCGCCGGAGCAGCCGGTGGACAGCGCTCCATCGCTACTACTTCGACGGCCTTCTCCCCCCTCGCCAGCCGCCGGCGTGA
- a CDS encoding helix-turn-helix domain-containing protein, producing MMPIAVSVGAELYHRRLAAGLPIAQVARRVGISPSFLETIERNGHLPPARLVEEIRAAILELSGGYWDPFSDEYLLPEPR from the coding sequence ATGATGCCTATTGCGGTTTCTGTTGGCGCTGAGTTGTATCACCGCCGGCTTGCCGCCGGACTGCCGATCGCCCAGGTCGCGCGTCGCGTTGGCATCTCGCCCTCCTTCTTGGAGACCATCGAACGCAACGGTCATCTTCCGCCGGCGCGGCTGGTCGAAGAGATCCGCGCCGCGATCCTCGAGCTGTCAGGCGGGTATTGGGATCCCTTCAGCGACGAATATCTCCTCCCTGAGCCGCGTTGA
- the rpsU gene encoding 30S ribosomal protein S21 has translation MEVRLQEGEGFEQLLKRFRASVAKNGILTDLKRHQEYRSKGERLRAKMRKAIRRRLKQNARRAQ, from the coding sequence TTGGAGGTTCGACTTCAGGAAGGTGAGGGGTTCGAGCAACTGCTGAAGCGCTTCCGCGCCAGCGTTGCGAAGAACGGCATTCTCACCGATCTCAAGCGTCACCAAGAGTATCGCAGTAAGGGCGAGCGGCTGCGCGCGAAAATGCGCAAGGCGATCCGACGCCGGCTCAAGCAGAACGCTCGCCGCGCCCAGTAG
- the gyrA gene encoding DNA gyrase subunit A, whose translation MEIGNVRLVNIETEMRESYLDYAMSVIVSRALPDVRDGLKPVQRRIIYAMDEMNIRHDTPYRKSARVVGEVLGKYHPHGDSAVYEALVRMAQDFSMRVPLIDGQGNFGSIDDDPPAAMRYTEVRLSEIASELLADIDKNTVDFGDNFDGSQREPLVLPARFPNLLVNGSSGIAVGMATNIPPHNLAEVCDAAIYLIDHEDATVDDLMRFVKGPDFPTRGILVGTEGVKQAYATGRGRIVVRAKAHIEESRSGRAQIVITEIPYQVNKAALIAKIADLVKEKKIDGIAELRDESDRQGIRIVIEVGRGANPRALLNNLYKHTQLQTAFSINLLALVEGQPRVLTLKMMLQQYISHRFEIVRRRSEFDLQKARERAHILEGLKIALDNLDAVIKTIRESPNAEAARTRLMKQFGLTEIQAQAILDMQLRRLAALETKRILNELKETQKQIAYLEGLLANPKKIYGVLKEDLAAIKEKYGDPRRTVVQPDGNADFTVEDLIPSQRVVITLSQRGYIKRLPADTYRTQRRGGRGVTGMITREADAVQHITVADTHDSVLFFTNRGRVYQIKAHEIPELSRTGKGVPLINLVNIAPDEVATSLIAIRDFNAAENLLFVTRRGEVKRVGIQDFATVRSSGLNAMTIEPGDELCWVKLTNSSDDAMLISAGGKAVRFAMEDVRVSNRGSGGVRGMRLVGTDVLVGAEIVEPDAALLLITANGYGKRTLLRHFPAKGRGTQGVIALTTTQKTGPVAATCVVRDEDEVMVISSEGVVIRLPANSISLLGRHAQGVHVMRLGERDRVVSTTRIRANGEPNG comes from the coding sequence ATGGAGATCGGCAACGTTCGGCTTGTCAATATCGAAACGGAGATGCGCGAGTCCTATCTGGACTACGCGATGAGCGTCATCGTCTCGCGAGCGTTGCCGGACGTGCGCGACGGGCTGAAGCCCGTCCAGCGGCGGATCATCTACGCCATGGACGAGATGAACATCCGCCACGACACGCCCTATCGCAAGAGCGCGCGGGTTGTCGGCGAAGTGCTCGGGAAATACCACCCGCACGGCGACAGCGCCGTCTACGAGGCCCTCGTGCGGATGGCACAAGACTTCTCGATGCGCGTCCCGCTGATCGATGGCCAAGGCAATTTTGGCAGCATCGACGACGATCCCCCAGCGGCGATGCGCTACACCGAGGTGCGGCTTTCCGAGATCGCGAGCGAACTGCTCGCGGATATCGACAAAAACACCGTCGATTTCGGCGACAACTTCGACGGCTCGCAGCGCGAACCGCTCGTGCTGCCCGCGCGCTTCCCGAACCTGCTCGTCAATGGGTCATCCGGCATTGCCGTTGGCATGGCAACGAATATCCCGCCGCACAACCTCGCCGAGGTCTGCGATGCCGCGATCTACCTCATTGACCATGAGGACGCAACCGTCGACGACCTGATGCGCTTCGTGAAGGGGCCGGATTTCCCGACGCGGGGCATCCTCGTGGGAACGGAAGGGGTGAAACAAGCCTACGCAACCGGCCGCGGGCGCATCGTTGTCCGCGCCAAAGCGCATATCGAGGAGAGCCGCAGCGGCCGGGCGCAAATTGTCATCACCGAGATCCCCTACCAAGTGAATAAAGCGGCGCTGATCGCCAAGATCGCCGATCTCGTCAAAGAGAAGAAGATCGACGGGATCGCCGAATTGCGCGACGAGTCGGATCGTCAAGGCATCCGCATCGTCATCGAGGTCGGCCGCGGCGCCAATCCGCGCGCCCTGCTGAACAACCTCTACAAACACACTCAGCTGCAGACCGCCTTTTCGATCAATCTGCTGGCGCTGGTCGAAGGACAGCCCCGCGTGCTGACCCTCAAAATGATGCTCCAGCAATACATCTCCCATCGCTTTGAGATCGTTCGTCGGCGCTCGGAGTTCGACCTGCAAAAGGCGCGGGAACGCGCCCATATTCTCGAAGGACTGAAAATCGCGCTCGACAACCTCGACGCCGTCATCAAGACGATCCGTGAGTCGCCAAACGCCGAGGCTGCCCGCACTCGGCTGATGAAACAGTTCGGCCTGACCGAGATCCAAGCTCAGGCGATCCTTGACATGCAGCTCCGCCGCCTCGCTGCTCTCGAGACAAAGCGGATCCTCAATGAGCTGAAAGAGACCCAGAAGCAGATCGCCTACCTCGAGGGGCTGCTCGCCAATCCGAAGAAAATCTACGGCGTCCTCAAAGAAGATTTGGCGGCGATCAAAGAGAAATATGGCGACCCGCGCCGGACAGTGGTGCAGCCCGACGGGAATGCCGACTTCACGGTCGAGGACCTGATCCCCTCGCAGCGGGTTGTGATCACCCTGAGCCAGCGCGGCTACATCAAGCGTCTTCCTGCCGATACCTACCGCACTCAGCGACGAGGCGGCCGCGGCGTTACCGGCATGATCACGCGCGAAGCCGACGCGGTCCAGCACATCACCGTCGCCGATACCCACGACAGCGTACTCTTCTTCACCAATCGGGGACGGGTCTACCAGATCAAGGCGCACGAGATCCCCGAGCTCTCGCGCACCGGGAAGGGCGTGCCCTTGATCAACCTCGTGAATATCGCGCCCGATGAGGTCGCGACAAGCCTGATTGCCATCCGCGATTTCAACGCCGCGGAGAACCTCCTGTTCGTCACGCGGCGCGGCGAGGTCAAGCGGGTCGGCATCCAGGACTTCGCGACGGTTCGCTCCAGCGGGCTGAACGCCATGACCATCGAACCCGGCGATGAGCTGTGCTGGGTCAAGCTGACAAATTCGAGCGACGACGCGATGTTGATCTCGGCGGGCGGCAAGGCCGTTCGGTTCGCGATGGAAGACGTTCGGGTCTCCAACCGCGGCAGCGGAGGCGTTCGCGGAATGCGCCTCGTGGGGACTGACGTTCTCGTCGGAGCGGAGATCGTCGAGCCGGATGCGGCGCTGCTGCTCATTACTGCCAACGGCTACGGGAAGCGGACCCTCCTGCGCCATTTCCCCGCGAAAGGACGCGGCACGCAGGGCGTCATCGCGCTCACCACCACTCAGAAGACGGGGCCAGTCGCCGCGACGTGTGTCGTCCGCGACGAGGACGAGGTGATGGTAATCTCCTCTGAGGGCGTCGTCATCCGCCTGCCCGCCAACAGTATCTCGCTGCTCGGCCGCCACGCCCAAGGGGTTCACGTGATGCGGCTCGGCGAGAGGGACCGGGTGGTCTCTACTACCCGCATCCGCGCCAACGGCGAGCCCAACGGCTAG
- a CDS encoding gamma-glutamyl-gamma-aminobutyrate hydrolase family protein (Members of this family of hydrolases with an active site Cys residue belong to MEROPS family C26.), translating to MRKPRIAVTVGATAPEDSVARYLAAVERAGGIPTPVRPGDDVALEAFDGLLLSGGGDINPARYGQDRDPHTAGVDDARDELEFSLAKTALIRDLPILAICRGFQLLNVVCDGSLVQHVEGHARFDGGQHEIDITPGTHLAKALGTSGSVLVNTRHHQAVRETERAATLVVAAVSPDGLIEALESPRHRWVVGVQCHPERADEVDPRFAGLFEAFVRAAAGDTP from the coding sequence ATGCGGAAGCCACGCATCGCTGTTACCGTCGGCGCCACCGCTCCTGAGGACTCCGTCGCCCGCTATCTCGCTGCCGTCGAGCGTGCCGGAGGCATTCCCACGCCGGTTCGGCCGGGCGATGACGTTGCTCTGGAAGCGTTTGACGGCCTTCTTCTCTCCGGCGGCGGCGATATCAATCCTGCTCGTTACGGGCAAGACCGTGACCCGCACACGGCCGGCGTGGATGACGCGCGCGACGAACTGGAGTTCTCGCTTGCGAAAACGGCGTTGATCCGCGACCTGCCGATCCTCGCGATCTGCCGCGGATTTCAGCTGCTGAACGTCGTCTGCGACGGCTCGCTCGTTCAGCATGTCGAAGGGCACGCCCGGTTCGACGGGGGGCAGCACGAAATCGACATCACGCCCGGAACCCACCTCGCCAAGGCACTGGGGACGAGCGGAAGCGTGCTCGTCAACACGCGCCATCATCAAGCCGTCCGCGAGACCGAGCGCGCTGCTACTCTCGTTGTCGCCGCGGTCAGCCCGGACGGGCTGATCGAGGCGCTCGAGTCCCCGCGGCATCGCTGGGTTGTCGGCGTTCAGTGCCATCCCGAGCGGGCAGACGAAGTCGACCCCCGTTTCGCCGGGCTGTTTGAGGCATTTGTGCGAGCCGCAGCCGGCGACACCCCTTGA
- a CDS encoding GH1 family beta-glucosidase has product MRAFPSEFVWGTATAAYQIEGAVAEDGRGESIWDRFAHTPGTIANNETADIACDHYHRWQTDIALMRALGVNAYRFSIAWPRILPSGRGAVNERGIAFYDRLVDGLLEAGITPWVTLYHWDLPQALEDEGGWPNRETAAAFADYAEIVARRLGDRVKHWITLNEPWCSSILGYERGEHAPGKRSTPLALRAAHTLLLGHGMAARALRALWPEARVGITHILTPAYPASDAPLDLAAAARYDAAFNRWFLDPVLGRGYPGEMLAWWRHAVPRIASSDLDLIAAPIDFLGVNHYFPAIVAHDPADPYLRLRRITPPGAEVTAMGWVVQPRAFYDLLTRLHREYGPLDLVVTENGAAFPDPPPVAGRVADPARVRYLAGYLAEAARAIADGVPLRGYFVWSLLDNFEWAEGFAKRFGLYYTDYATQERTLKDSGRYYRAVIQAGAPLPADLPLP; this is encoded by the coding sequence ATGCGTGCGTTCCCTTCCGAGTTTGTCTGGGGCACGGCGACCGCTGCCTACCAGATCGAAGGGGCAGTGGCCGAGGATGGCCGGGGCGAGTCGATCTGGGACCGGTTTGCCCACACGCCCGGCACCATTGCCAATAACGAGACCGCCGACATCGCCTGCGACCACTACCACCGTTGGCAGACCGACATCGCCCTGATGCGGGCGCTCGGCGTGAATGCCTACCGCTTCTCGATCGCCTGGCCGCGCATCCTGCCGAGCGGCCGGGGTGCGGTCAATGAGCGCGGGATCGCCTTCTACGATCGGCTTGTCGACGGTCTGCTCGAGGCAGGGATCACCCCGTGGGTGACTCTCTACCATTGGGATCTCCCGCAGGCGCTTGAGGATGAAGGAGGGTGGCCGAATCGCGAAACGGCGGCCGCCTTTGCCGACTACGCGGAGATCGTGGCGCGCCGGCTGGGCGACCGGGTCAAGCATTGGATCACCCTGAATGAGCCGTGGTGCAGCAGCATTCTCGGCTATGAACGGGGCGAACACGCCCCCGGGAAGCGGAGCACGCCGCTTGCGCTTCGCGCCGCCCACACCCTCCTCCTCGGCCACGGCATGGCGGCGCGCGCTCTCCGCGCGCTCTGGCCAGAGGCGCGGGTCGGCATCACCCACATTCTCACGCCCGCCTATCCCGCAAGCGACGCCCCCCTCGACCTTGCCGCCGCCGCGCGCTACGATGCCGCCTTCAACCGCTGGTTTCTCGACCCCGTTCTCGGCCGCGGCTATCCCGGCGAGATGCTCGCTTGGTGGCGGCACGCCGTTCCTCGCATCGCCTCGTCCGACCTCGACCTCATCGCTGCGCCGATCGACTTTCTCGGCGTCAACCACTACTTCCCCGCGATCGTCGCCCACGACCCTGCCGACCCCTATCTGCGGCTCCGGCGGATCACTCCCCCCGGAGCCGAGGTGACCGCAATGGGGTGGGTAGTGCAGCCGCGCGCTTTCTACGACCTGCTGACGCGGCTCCACCGCGAGTACGGCCCGCTCGATCTTGTCGTAACCGAGAACGGCGCTGCCTTCCCGGACCCTCCTCCTGTCGCGGGCCGCGTCGCCGACCCGGCGCGCGTGCGCTATCTCGCCGGCTATCTTGCCGAGGCAGCGCGCGCAATCGCCGACGGCGTTCCCCTGCGGGGCTACTTCGTCTGGTCGCTGCTCGACAACTTCGAATGGGCTGAAGGCTTCGCCAAACGGTTCGGGCTCTACTACACCGACTACGCGACGCAGGAACGGACATTGAAAGACAGCGGCCGCTACTATCGCGCGGTCATTCAGGCGGGAGCGCCGCTCCCGGCCGACCTCCCGCTCCCCTGA
- a CDS encoding TIGR01777 family oxidoreductase, producing MKVAITGASGFIGRKLAAVLRDAGHVPLAISHNVERAASALPGAEVISFNQAIADWPAVDAVVNLMGEPVTGRWTAEKKREIHDSRVIGTRKLVEAIERAGQRPRRFVSASAVGYYGDRGDEELIEDSPPGRSFLAEVCQRWEAEAKQVGPLGVSWAIVRIGLVLGEGGGALAPLTTLFKLGLGGPIGSGRQWMPWVSLEDTARLIHFLVESDHEGVFLATAPEPVRQAEFASALGKVLGRPAVLPAPAFAIRLVVGEFAAELLDSRRCLPARTTAVGFRFEYPRLVPALRAALRAAVEAK from the coding sequence GTGAAAGTGGCAATCACCGGCGCCTCGGGGTTCATCGGCCGAAAGCTGGCAGCAGTCCTCCGCGACGCTGGGCATGTGCCGCTCGCCATCAGCCACAATGTCGAGCGTGCCGCGTCGGCGCTGCCCGGTGCCGAGGTCATCTCGTTCAATCAGGCGATAGCCGACTGGCCGGCGGTTGACGCCGTGGTGAACCTGATGGGTGAGCCTGTGACCGGCCGCTGGACTGCCGAAAAGAAACGCGAAATCCATGACAGCCGCGTCATCGGAACGCGAAAGCTCGTCGAGGCGATTGAGCGGGCGGGGCAGCGGCCGCGCCGGTTCGTCAGCGCATCGGCTGTCGGCTATTACGGCGACCGGGGCGACGAAGAGCTGATCGAGGACTCCCCGCCCGGCCGGTCGTTTCTCGCCGAGGTCTGCCAGCGATGGGAAGCCGAGGCAAAGCAGGTCGGGCCGCTTGGCGTGTCGTGGGCGATTGTCCGGATTGGGCTTGTCCTCGGCGAGGGCGGCGGAGCGCTCGCGCCGCTGACGACCTTGTTCAAACTCGGGCTTGGCGGACCCATCGGCAGCGGCCGCCAGTGGATGCCGTGGGTCAGTCTCGAAGATACGGCCCGGCTGATACACTTCTTGGTCGAGAGCGATCACGAGGGGGTGTTCCTCGCGACGGCCCCGGAGCCGGTTCGTCAAGCGGAATTCGCGAGCGCCCTCGGCAAGGTGCTCGGCCGGCCGGCCGTTCTCCCCGCTCCTGCCTTCGCGATCCGTCTGGTCGTGGGCGAATTTGCCGCTGAACTGCTCGACAGCCGCCGCTGCCTTCCAGCGCGGACGACCGCCGTCGGGTTCCGGTTTGAGTATCCCCGTTTGGTGCCGGCATTGCGGGCCGCCCTCCGTGCGGCGGTGGAGGCGAAGTGA
- a CDS encoding NAD(P)H-binding protein, with protein sequence MRSERPILVTGATGFVGRALSAALLREGRAVRCASRAPERGRHLLAEVPWVRLDVNDPATIEPALAGCWAAYYLVHSMGDRQGDYARREREAAQAFAAAAARAGLERIIYLGGIRPLGRPSKHLASRLAVGALLRQGPVLTIELRAAMIVGHGSESWRICRDLAATLPGMILPRWTRSRSEPVALDDVLVALRRALDLPLARSASYDLPGPEPLTVREILRTTARVLDLPDPLFLDVPVLSPRLSAYWLRLVTRADWRVARELVHGLEHDLLARDDRYWSLIGHPHRLPFEEAARRAIAAEGPRRPRHFLDRLQQLRRQSTAHRQRRCRDDRLSDEGRALSSLASEVSLSRAQRETKEEP encoded by the coding sequence GTGAGGAGCGAGCGTCCTATTCTGGTTACCGGCGCGACGGGGTTTGTCGGCCGCGCGCTCAGCGCCGCGCTCCTCCGAGAAGGGCGCGCTGTGCGCTGCGCGAGCCGAGCACCGGAACGCGGCCGCCATCTGCTGGCAGAGGTTCCCTGGGTTCGCCTAGACGTGAATGACCCAGCGACGATCGAGCCGGCGCTCGCGGGCTGCTGGGCGGCGTACTACCTCGTCCATAGCATGGGCGACCGGCAGGGGGACTACGCGCGCCGCGAGCGGGAAGCAGCGCAGGCATTTGCCGCGGCGGCGGCCCGGGCAGGCCTTGAGCGGATTATCTATCTCGGCGGAATTCGGCCGCTGGGGCGCCCATCGAAGCATCTGGCGAGCCGGCTGGCGGTGGGCGCGCTCTTGCGTCAGGGGCCGGTGCTGACAATCGAACTGCGGGCGGCGATGATCGTCGGACATGGCAGCGAGTCGTGGCGGATCTGTCGGGATCTCGCCGCAACGCTGCCAGGCATGATCCTGCCGCGGTGGACCCGGTCGCGGAGCGAACCGGTCGCCCTCGACGATGTCCTAGTCGCGCTGCGCCGCGCGCTCGACCTGCCGCTTGCCCGCAGCGCAAGCTACGACTTGCCAGGACCGGAGCCGCTCACGGTTCGGGAGATCCTCCGCACGACCGCGCGCGTCCTCGACCTGCCCGACCCCTTGTTTCTCGACGTGCCGGTGCTCTCCCCACGCCTGTCGGCGTACTGGCTGCGGCTGGTCACGCGGGCCGATTGGCGGGTTGCCCGTGAGTTGGTGCACGGTCTCGAGCACGACCTGCTCGCCCGCGATGACCGCTATTGGTCGCTGATCGGGCATCCCCACCGCCTGCCGTTTGAAGAAGCGGCCCGACGCGCCATTGCGGCAGAAGGGCCGCGGCGCCCTCGACACTTCCTCGACCGCCTGCAGCAGCTTCGCCGGCAGAGCACGGCGCACCGGCAGCGCCGTTGCCGCGACGACCGTCTGTCCGACGAAGGGAGAGCGCTCTCTTCCCTCGCTTCAGAGGTATCCTTATCCCGAGCCCAGCGTGAGACCAAGGAGGAGCCATGA